A stretch of Diceros bicornis minor isolate mBicDic1 chromosome 29, mDicBic1.mat.cur, whole genome shotgun sequence DNA encodes these proteins:
- the LOC131394116 gene encoding beta-defensin 15-like: MRMFLFVFAVLFFLAPARSAFFDEKCYHLKGRCVKSCQKNEELVALCGKSLKCCLTLQPCGKSKD; this comes from the exons ATGAGGATGTTCCTTTTTGTCTTTGCTGTTCTCTTCTTTCTGGCCCCAG CCAGGAGTGCATTTTTTGATGAGAAATGCTACCATCTTAAAGGGAGATGCGTGAAATCTTGtcagaaaaatgaagaacttgtTGCTCTCTGCGGGAAGTCTCTGAAATGCTGTTTGACACTCCAGCCATGTGGGAAGAGTAAAGATTAA